The following proteins come from a genomic window of Theileria equi strain WA chromosome 2 map unlocalized gcontig_1105316255037, whole genome shotgun sequence:
- a CDS encoding signal peptide containing protein (encoded by transcript BEWA_043320A): MHLLYSFTYFGVLCLFSLQHTLSIRITPHSLSTIYPQDPLKKPRCGSHFFKGLSNYVRQAVNIAKLELYVDDVNVMLKCENKKERLLIVLEYGDAFDRNFSLNKTEDGNSIRMNNSDKVLLPEELLSLLLDENVRVPWQFIIQKVHRVTQLGRPLTHTCVQSTVDDFFSARNSHNERISCASFDFRAQDNFIFIPKWMMKSLNIRPYDIIYLSHIQLLDATYVKIMPMEKEFFDLKEPKLILEQHLKHYSTLTRGAIIPISHKNRLYNLKVVSINTEKKQNIECASIQDIDVAVDLVRAI, encoded by the exons ATGCATCTTCTCTATTCGTTTACATATTTCGGTGTGCTTTGTCTATTCTCATTGCAACATACACTCTCCATAAGAATTACTCCACACTCCCTTTCCACAATATATCCACAAGATCCCCTGAAGAAACCAAGATGTGGGTCCCATTTTTTCAAAGGTTTGTCCAATTATGTAAGGCAAGCAGTTAATATTGCAAAG CTTGAGCTCTACGTAGATGATGTGAATGTTATGCTAAAATGTGAGAACAAAAAGGAAAGACTTCTAATAGTTTTGGAGTACGGTGATGCCTTTGATAGAAATTTTAGTTTGAATAAAACAGAAGATGGGAATAGCATTCGTATGAATAATAGCGATAAGGTGCTGCTTCCAGAGGAACTTTTATCACTCTTGTTGGATGAAAACGTACGAGTACCTTGGCAATTTATTATCCAAAAGGTGCATAGAGTCACCCAACTTGGTAGACCATTAACTCACACTTGCGTTCAAAGTACCGTAGACGATTTTTTCTCTGCAAGAAATAGCCACAACGAACGGATTTCATGTGCATCCTTTGACTTTAGGGCACAGGATaatttcatttttattccaaaatggatgatgaaaagtttaaaTATCAG GCCGTATGATATTATATATCTATCTCACATACAACTGCTAGATGCTACATATGTAAAGATCATGCCGATGGAAAAAGAATTTTTCGACCTCAAGGAACCGAAACTTATTTTGGAACAGCACCTTAAACACTATTCTACACTTACAAGGGGGGCTATAATACCGATAAGTCACAAAAACAGATTATATAACTTAAAAGTAGTGTCCATAAATACTGAAAAGAAGCAAAATATTGAGTGTGCTTCTATACAAGATATAGATGTAGCTGTAGATTTGGTTAGAGCTATTTAA